The proteins below are encoded in one region of Geothermobacter hydrogeniphilus:
- a CDS encoding heavy metal sensor histidine kinase has translation MFRSLRSRLTLWYALSLAVILAASGFFWHYYLGRELHSHLDQRLKLIAEDVATFYALSDKVPPSSVVGSCQSLDDFLRRHSWSEFVQIRDLNGNIRCFSRNLESARLPFGAAGDKVIKQHLPVLESLAAAPFAGVRLLNLPLEIGGETVGVVQVGAHTRDVESALERLRMVLATFSPLLLLLITLGGWFLAGRALAPVLRITRSMRRINAENLSERLTVGNAGREIAELAATFNEMLARLEESFGRVKQFSGDASHELRTPLTILKGETEVALRWAKTPEEFRNMLESNLEEINRMERIIEDLLLLAKSDSGGLPLEKKPVSLSDLMQEIYLRGSSLREDPSLDVVLNLEVDGEVLVQGDELRLRQLFLNLITNAVKYTPAPGRVEISLHLDGDRAVISISDTGIGIPADHLPYIFERFYRVDEARNRAVGGAGLGLAIVKWVVDAHEGHIDVQSMPGVGTTFRVDLPIAGPSLLGREAIRQR, from the coding sequence TTGTTCCGTTCGCTGCGGTCCCGACTGACTCTCTGGTATGCCCTGTCGCTGGCCGTCATTCTGGCGGCCAGCGGCTTTTTCTGGCATTACTACCTGGGCCGGGAACTGCATTCCCACCTCGATCAGCGTCTCAAGCTGATCGCCGAGGATGTCGCCACCTTCTATGCTCTCAGCGACAAGGTGCCGCCCTCTTCCGTCGTCGGCAGCTGCCAATCCCTGGATGATTTTCTGCGTCGCCACAGCTGGAGCGAATTTGTCCAGATTCGTGACCTGAATGGAAACATTCGTTGTTTTTCCCGCAACCTTGAAAGTGCCCGACTGCCGTTCGGCGCTGCCGGGGACAAGGTTATCAAACAGCATCTTCCGGTTCTGGAGTCCCTGGCCGCGGCTCCTTTTGCCGGTGTGAGGCTGCTGAACCTGCCGCTTGAGATCGGGGGGGAAACGGTTGGCGTGGTGCAGGTCGGCGCCCACACCCGCGATGTTGAAAGCGCCCTGGAGCGTTTGCGGATGGTGCTGGCCACCTTCAGTCCGCTGCTGCTGTTGTTGATCACCCTGGGTGGATGGTTTCTGGCCGGGCGTGCTCTTGCGCCGGTGTTGCGCATCACCCGTTCGATGCGGCGCATCAATGCCGAGAATCTCTCGGAGCGACTCACGGTCGGTAATGCCGGTCGTGAAATTGCCGAGTTGGCCGCAACCTTCAACGAAATGCTGGCGCGCCTGGAAGAATCCTTCGGTCGGGTCAAACAGTTTTCCGGCGATGCTTCCCACGAACTGCGCACTCCACTGACCATTCTCAAGGGGGAAACCGAGGTCGCCCTGCGCTGGGCCAAGACCCCGGAGGAATTCCGTAATATGCTCGAGTCCAACCTTGAGGAGATCAACCGCATGGAGCGGATCATCGAGGATCTGCTGCTGCTGGCGAAGAGTGATTCGGGCGGTCTGCCTCTGGAGAAAAAACCGGTCAGCCTCTCCGACCTGATGCAGGAGATTTACCTGCGGGGCAGTTCCCTGCGCGAGGATCCGAGCCTGGACGTGGTGCTCAACCTGGAGGTTGATGGCGAGGTGCTGGTTCAGGGCGATGAGCTGCGGTTGCGGCAGCTGTTTCTCAACCTGATTACCAATGCCGTCAAGTACACACCGGCGCCGGGGAGGGTGGAAATAAGCCTGCACCTGGATGGGGATCGTGCGGTGATCAGTATCAGTGATACCGGCATCGGTATTCCTGCCGACCATCTGCCGTATATTTTCGAACGTTTCTACCGCGTCGATGAGGCGCGCAACCGGGCGGTCGGGGGAGCCGGCCTCGGGCTGGCAATCGTCAAATGGGTAGTGGATGCCCACGAGGGGCATATCGATGTCCAGTCGATGCCGGGGGTCGGAACCACTTTTCGTGTCGACCTGCCGATTGCGGGACCTTCGCTGCTCGGTCGTGAAGCGATTCGGCAGAGGTAG
- a CDS encoding RDD family protein — protein sequence MKCPKCGFTSFDFLDNCKKCGQDLQSHKQKFGLRSLIFPTVGKSEAPETTAGPEGSEATTATADTDFGFDFMSEEPTVAETSAPLEPADIAEEPAADEPPPQPEPVAAENDEALDDFSFDETEVATAPEDEGIELADDFDFAATETEEDAALDTAETIDENDEFAFAAAEDSIEIADEGDDPDTDEPAADLDFDEVVEDLDFSEPATGDDDLEGWDEIEEPSTDQQPEPEKTTPEETREPSDPFDLRGFAEAERAPDFSRAMTVDNDQDQDSADPENAAESPPRELFTEAEDSTPDDAVEKPFDFMGEETDQGEEVFFTSTAENEKTADETDAVPLAPFGARLAAGFCDLLVLTLVFVLFLIIGQQILQNPAQGELLPDTATLVELSGPYFLVLFAVSFGYFTLFHFLTGQTPGKMLFHLRVEDLAGQPLLFSQAFLRSVGGLFSLLPAGLGFLVIFFSSTRRGWNDLLAGSRLVPVYGTADDESDPVDC from the coding sequence ATGAAATGTCCGAAGTGTGGATTCACCAGTTTTGATTTCCTCGACAACTGCAAAAAATGTGGCCAGGACCTGCAGAGCCACAAGCAGAAATTCGGTCTCCGCAGCCTGATTTTCCCCACTGTCGGCAAGAGTGAAGCCCCTGAAACGACAGCCGGGCCGGAGGGCAGTGAAGCCACAACGGCAACTGCCGACACCGATTTCGGCTTCGATTTCATGAGCGAAGAACCGACGGTCGCAGAAACCTCCGCGCCGCTAGAACCAGCCGATATTGCTGAGGAACCCGCGGCCGATGAACCACCTCCCCAACCGGAACCGGTCGCCGCGGAGAACGATGAGGCTCTGGATGACTTCAGTTTTGACGAAACCGAAGTGGCGACAGCGCCTGAGGATGAGGGCATCGAGCTGGCTGATGATTTCGATTTTGCCGCGACCGAAACTGAAGAAGATGCCGCGCTGGACACCGCGGAAACCATCGACGAAAACGACGAGTTCGCCTTTGCCGCCGCCGAAGACAGTATCGAGATAGCCGACGAAGGTGACGATCCCGATACAGACGAACCGGCCGCGGACCTCGACTTCGACGAAGTCGTCGAAGACCTTGATTTCAGCGAACCGGCCACCGGCGATGACGATCTCGAAGGCTGGGATGAAATCGAGGAGCCTTCCACCGACCAACAGCCGGAACCGGAGAAGACCACACCCGAGGAAACCCGGGAGCCCTCCGACCCTTTTGATTTACGGGGGTTCGCGGAAGCTGAGCGGGCCCCCGACTTCAGCCGGGCGATGACTGTCGACAACGATCAGGACCAGGACTCTGCCGACCCGGAAAACGCGGCAGAATCACCCCCTCGCGAGTTGTTTACCGAAGCCGAAGACTCCACCCCGGATGATGCAGTGGAAAAGCCCTTCGATTTCATGGGTGAAGAGACCGATCAGGGTGAAGAGGTTTTTTTCACCTCCACAGCAGAGAACGAAAAAACGGCCGACGAAACTGATGCCGTCCCGCTCGCCCCGTTCGGGGCGCGCCTGGCAGCGGGATTCTGCGACCTGCTGGTTCTCACCCTGGTCTTCGTGCTGTTCCTTATCATCGGCCAGCAGATTCTTCAGAACCCCGCGCAGGGTGAGCTGCTGCCCGACACGGCAACCCTGGTCGAACTTTCCGGTCCCTACTTCCTGGTCCTCTTCGCTGTCAGCTTCGGGTACTTCACCCTCTTCCATTTTCTCACCGGCCAGACCCCGGGCAAAATGCTTTTCCACCTGCGGGTCGAAGACCTGGCCGGACAACCGCTGCTCTTCTCCCAGGCCTTTCTCCGCAGCGTCGGAGGCCTTTTTTCACTGCTGCCGGCGGGACTCGGGTTTCTGGTGATCTTTTTCAGCAGCACCCGTCGCGGCTGGAATGACCTGCTCGCCGGCAGTCGCCTGGTCCCTGTCTACGGCACAGCTGATGACGAGAGCGATCCGGTGGACTGCTGA
- the prmA gene encoding 50S ribosomal protein L11 methyltransferase, which translates to MKPPWTEITLQVPAAGVDLVSYVLTDQGAAGVVTAVHKLDTFIPPAPDQPDIGDQTLHGYFPAVDNSEELCVRLRAALVDVAPLIPGLNPGDLLVRQVAEDDWAENWKQHFKPFRVGPLLIRPTWEQEQPAADETLLQIDPGMAFGTGSHATTRLCLEALVAIFSRKPPRRVLDVGTGSGILAIAAALLGAGHVVGCDIEEEACRVAKANAVLNRVEERLDLNLTPLEKIPGRFDLVLANILAEENVRLSAPLRRHLADEGSLVLSGILEEKVPLVREAFDPLFNRPAQLLLQEEWACLVYRG; encoded by the coding sequence ATGAAACCACCATGGACCGAAATCACCCTGCAGGTTCCGGCAGCCGGCGTCGACCTGGTCAGCTATGTCCTGACGGACCAGGGAGCAGCCGGCGTCGTCACCGCGGTACACAAACTCGACACCTTCATCCCCCCCGCCCCCGACCAGCCGGATATCGGCGACCAGACCCTGCATGGATATTTTCCCGCGGTGGACAACAGCGAAGAGTTGTGCGTCCGGCTGCGGGCCGCCCTGGTCGACGTGGCACCGCTGATCCCCGGGCTCAACCCCGGAGACCTGCTCGTGCGACAGGTTGCCGAGGATGACTGGGCCGAAAACTGGAAGCAGCACTTCAAGCCCTTCCGGGTTGGTCCACTGCTGATCCGACCGACCTGGGAGCAGGAGCAGCCCGCAGCCGACGAAACATTGCTGCAGATCGACCCCGGCATGGCCTTCGGCACCGGCAGCCACGCCACCACCAGGCTCTGCCTCGAAGCCCTGGTCGCAATCTTCTCCCGGAAACCGCCCCGCAGGGTCCTTGATGTCGGCACCGGTTCCGGCATTCTCGCCATTGCCGCCGCCCTGCTCGGAGCCGGGCACGTGGTCGGCTGCGATATCGAAGAAGAGGCCTGCCGCGTCGCAAAGGCCAACGCCGTCCTCAACCGGGTCGAAGAGCGACTCGACCTGAATCTCACGCCGCTGGAAAAGATCCCCGGCCGCTTCGACCTGGTACTGGCCAACATCCTCGCCGAGGAAAATGTCCGGCTGTCCGCCCCGTTGCGCCGACACCTGGCGGATGAGGGCAGCCTGGTCCTTTCCGGTATCCTGGAGGAGAAAGTTCCCCTGGTACGGGAGGCTTTTGATCCCCTTTTCAACCGCCCGGCACAACTGCTGCTGCAGGAGGAATGGGCCTGCCTGGTGTACCGGGGCTAG
- a CDS encoding pyruvate, water dikinase regulatory protein: protein MAPLQHVYLLSDATGETAEKMASAALSQFREKQVRLLRFSNVRTKSQVYQALDDALEKGALVVYTMVNRELARLVRDECDALGLPAIDLLTPLLRKLAAFFGLSPKETPGLLHGVDEDYFRRIEAMEFTVKHDDGQETRHLPQADIVLVGVSRTSKTPLSIYLSHRGWKVANVPLVPGIEPPPELAEIDPGRVACLVIDPQRLVEIRAARMKHLGQDPRLAYADYARVEDEIRFSRAYFRRNPWVVIDVTGKAIEETANEVLVKLKMK, encoded by the coding sequence ATGGCCCCGTTGCAGCATGTTTACCTGCTCTCAGACGCGACCGGGGAAACCGCGGAAAAGATGGCTTCCGCCGCCCTTTCCCAGTTCCGGGAAAAACAGGTGCGGCTGTTGCGTTTCAGCAATGTGCGCACCAAGAGCCAGGTCTATCAGGCTCTGGATGACGCTCTGGAGAAGGGCGCCCTGGTTGTTTATACCATGGTCAATCGTGAATTGGCCCGGCTGGTGCGCGACGAATGCGATGCGCTCGGACTACCGGCCATCGATCTGCTGACTCCACTGCTGCGCAAGCTGGCGGCCTTCTTCGGCCTTTCGCCGAAGGAGACCCCGGGGTTGCTGCATGGTGTGGATGAGGACTATTTCCGTCGAATAGAGGCGATGGAATTTACCGTCAAGCATGATGACGGACAGGAAACGCGGCACCTGCCGCAGGCTGATATCGTGCTGGTGGGGGTGTCGCGCACCAGCAAGACGCCGTTGTCGATCTACCTTTCGCACCGTGGCTGGAAGGTGGCCAACGTGCCGCTGGTCCCCGGGATTGAGCCACCGCCGGAACTGGCGGAGATTGATCCGGGGCGGGTGGCGTGTCTGGTCATCGACCCGCAGCGTCTGGTCGAGATCCGCGCCGCGCGGATGAAGCACCTGGGGCAGGATCCGCGTCTTGCCTATGCCGATTATGCCAGGGTGGAGGATGAAATCCGCTTTTCACGGGCTTATTTCCGCCGCAATCCCTGGGTGGTGATCGACGTGACCGGCAAAGCGATCGAAGAGACGGCCAACGAAGTGTTGGTCAAGCTGAAGATGAAGTAG
- a CDS encoding 16S rRNA (uracil(1498)-N(3))-methyltransferase, translating into MGLPGVPGLESMRRFFIDPQLLTEEQIRLPEEILRHLRVLRLQPGMEIELLDGAGLSCSCELLELDRRRGLARVKKRHRVSENTLPLTLLQGLPKGDKFDLVLQKGTELGISRFVPTLCERCQPSGRPRLPRWQRIIREAARQSGRMLLPELAEPLPLGDALNRCRSELRLVPWEQDTTPLQAVLPSTAPRDAAILIGPEGGLSAAEVEMAQQQGFIPVSLGSRILRTETAGFAVAGILQYLYGDLGTNRERSTGDSDSSLNRPRKGRGL; encoded by the coding sequence ATGGGCCTGCCTGGTGTACCGGGGCTAGAGTCGATGCGCCGCTTCTTTATCGACCCGCAGCTGCTCACCGAAGAACAGATCAGGCTGCCGGAAGAGATTCTGCGCCACCTGCGGGTTCTGCGACTACAGCCGGGGATGGAGATCGAACTGCTCGACGGCGCGGGACTGAGCTGCAGCTGCGAACTGCTCGAACTCGACCGCAGGCGAGGCCTGGCCAGAGTCAAAAAACGCCACCGGGTCAGTGAAAACACCCTGCCCCTGACCTTGCTGCAGGGTCTGCCGAAGGGGGACAAGTTCGACCTGGTGCTGCAGAAAGGGACCGAACTCGGCATCAGCCGCTTTGTCCCCACCCTCTGTGAACGCTGTCAACCGAGCGGCCGACCGCGGCTGCCACGCTGGCAGAGAATCATCCGTGAAGCCGCCCGCCAGTCCGGCCGGATGCTGCTGCCGGAGCTGGCGGAGCCCCTTCCTCTGGGCGATGCGCTGAATCGATGCCGCAGCGAACTGCGGCTGGTTCCCTGGGAGCAGGACACAACCCCGCTGCAGGCGGTCCTGCCCTCGACTGCGCCGCGGGATGCCGCCATCCTGATCGGCCCCGAGGGGGGATTGAGCGCCGCCGAGGTAGAAATGGCGCAGCAACAGGGCTTTATCCCGGTCAGTCTTGGTTCACGCATCCTGCGCACTGAAACCGCCGGATTTGCCGTGGCCGGAATTTTGCAGTATCTTTACGGGGATTTGGGAACCAACCGGGAGCGGTCGACTGGCGACAGCGACAGCTCTCTGAACAGACCCCGAAAAGGGCGGGGACTGTGA
- a CDS encoding GPMC system MBL fold metallohydrolase, with amino-acid sequence MPIAPHEVEIIILGSGGSPGVPMPACDCAVCRSEVPENRRTRCSILLSYHGRNLLIDTATDLRQQVLREKINHIDAVLYTHTHADHVHGIDDLRPFNHRQQQLIPLYGSASAMEHLRRVFPYIFDPAIKLGYRPRLETRILEKPEDILGLPVIPIPLRHGDDEATGYRVGPFAYLTDCSEIPAASRGLLRGLDLLILDGLRLRPHPTHFHVAAAVAEARRIGARRTLLTHLNHEIDHHRHESELPPGVGFAYDGQRLTFSLADQEHAP; translated from the coding sequence TTGCCCATTGCACCCCATGAGGTTGAAATCATCATTCTCGGCTCCGGCGGCAGCCCCGGCGTACCGATGCCTGCCTGCGACTGTGCCGTCTGCCGTTCAGAGGTTCCCGAAAATCGGCGTACCCGCTGCAGTATCCTGCTCAGTTACCATGGCCGCAACCTGCTGATCGACACCGCCACCGATCTGCGCCAGCAGGTGCTGCGGGAAAAGATCAATCACATCGACGCGGTACTCTACACTCACACCCACGCCGACCATGTCCACGGCATTGACGACCTGCGCCCCTTCAACCATCGTCAGCAGCAGCTCATCCCCCTGTACGGTTCGGCCTCGGCCATGGAACATCTGCGGCGGGTTTTTCCCTATATCTTCGACCCCGCCATCAAGCTGGGTTACCGCCCGCGGCTGGAAACCCGGATTCTTGAAAAACCGGAGGACATCCTCGGCCTGCCGGTGATCCCGATCCCCCTGCGCCACGGGGACGACGAAGCCACCGGCTACCGCGTCGGCCCCTTTGCCTACCTCACCGACTGCAGTGAAATCCCCGCCGCTTCGCGAGGTCTGCTGCGGGGGCTCGACCTGCTGATCCTCGACGGCCTGCGGCTGCGCCCCCATCCGACCCATTTCCATGTTGCCGCCGCCGTGGCCGAGGCCCGACGGATCGGAGCCCGCCGCACGCTGCTGACCCATCTCAACCACGAGATCGATCATCATCGCCACGAATCCGAACTGCCGCCCGGAGTCGGCTTCGCCTACGACGGGCAACGGTTGACTTTTTCTCTTGCCGATCAGGAGCATGCCCCTTGA
- a CDS encoding TIGR04442 family protein, producing MHQEIRLHGHLDETIEYFASVAGRDVRQSYFYEQDGHGLRIFSPGNEFVLSSDGISHRGNGGSFCEYMFGVDQPLADLAKGDIRNRLALYGATYSDRHELLFTDRTDGSSSYDKIFLEGNAVCNYFFFLSGSVSGRRREQQEEIARLLGKQLKRSPHVQHGDDIELLDELMGYLGHRSALYLIKLIHKRHKAYHDTFAELYFADKSISEEDYDRLRQLAEDLQIDRYQQERIRIDVMYKHPDNRRIVDEYRSILIDCNLAGEISTADNARLTRLKTLSVRNKIPSALFYTLDEMLKHDKLVHLDEKDDYLAETRQILEGILLQDADIDAGITNDDMLRLLDAKRQASENRDHQFEQLLLETGKACDERIRDGADLSLLESFSRIVTFFDRYDSVSAHISQLAFMEGMHLGEEAIRSLLGNRNAFEELDAGLFDRLFFLSLLDNKYLGRYGRTKVEILRKGLAAIADGSMTIQELLEKERRTAEQERLYHQLLDHVKDRIRNFYSRYNTRAEQEALRREISEEFTNKGLYDGDIPKGLFRDVVVNIKKEAIYLHNLLPEIVAARDASLREDFLDNSGLDRFYVEELEREYFELNQLNPESLNQIRKGLNP from the coding sequence ATGCATCAGGAAATCCGCCTTCACGGGCACCTCGACGAGACCATCGAATATTTCGCCAGTGTCGCCGGCCGCGACGTCCGGCAGAGCTATTTCTATGAGCAGGATGGTCACGGACTGAGGATTTTCAGTCCCGGCAACGAATTTGTCCTCAGCAGCGACGGCATCAGCCATCGCGGCAACGGCGGATCTTTCTGCGAATACATGTTCGGTGTCGACCAGCCGCTGGCAGATCTCGCCAAGGGCGATATCCGCAACCGCCTGGCACTCTACGGCGCCACCTACAGCGACCGGCATGAACTGCTCTTCACCGACCGGACCGACGGCAGCAGCAGCTATGACAAAATCTTTCTTGAAGGCAACGCCGTCTGCAACTATTTCTTCTTCCTCTCCGGCTCGGTTTCAGGCCGCCGCCGCGAGCAGCAGGAGGAGATCGCCCGCCTGCTTGGCAAACAGCTCAAACGCAGCCCCCACGTCCAGCACGGCGACGACATCGAACTGCTCGATGAGCTGATGGGGTACCTCGGTCACCGCAGTGCCCTGTATCTGATCAAGCTGATTCACAAACGTCACAAAGCCTACCACGACACCTTCGCCGAACTCTATTTCGCCGACAAAAGCATTTCCGAAGAGGACTACGACCGCCTCAGACAACTGGCCGAGGATCTACAGATCGACCGCTATCAGCAGGAACGCATCCGTATCGACGTGATGTACAAACATCCCGACAACCGCCGCATCGTCGATGAATACCGGAGCATCCTCATCGACTGCAACCTTGCCGGAGAGATCAGCACCGCCGACAACGCCCGCCTGACCCGACTGAAAACTCTCTCGGTCCGCAACAAGATTCCTTCGGCGCTGTTCTACACTCTCGACGAGATGCTCAAACATGACAAGCTGGTCCATCTCGACGAAAAGGATGACTACCTGGCCGAAACCCGGCAGATTCTCGAAGGGATTCTGCTGCAGGACGCTGACATCGACGCCGGCATCACCAACGACGACATGCTGCGGCTGCTCGACGCCAAACGCCAGGCGAGTGAAAACCGCGACCACCAGTTTGAACAGTTGCTGCTGGAAACCGGCAAGGCCTGTGATGAGCGCATTCGTGACGGGGCGGATCTCTCCCTGCTGGAGAGTTTTTCACGTATCGTCACCTTCTTCGACCGCTACGACAGCGTCTCGGCACACATCAGTCAGCTCGCCTTCATGGAGGGGATGCACCTCGGCGAGGAGGCAATCCGCAGCCTGCTCGGCAACCGCAACGCCTTCGAAGAACTTGACGCCGGACTTTTCGACCGACTGTTCTTCCTCTCCCTGCTCGACAACAAGTACCTCGGCCGCTACGGACGAACCAAGGTCGAGATCCTGCGCAAGGGCCTGGCCGCCATCGCCGACGGCAGCATGACCATCCAGGAGCTGCTGGAAAAGGAACGCCGGACCGCAGAGCAGGAGCGTCTCTATCACCAGCTGCTCGACCACGTCAAAGACCGCATCCGCAACTTCTACTCGCGCTACAACACCCGCGCCGAGCAGGAAGCACTGCGCCGGGAGATCAGCGAAGAATTCACCAACAAGGGACTTTACGACGGCGACATCCCCAAGGGTCTGTTCCGCGACGTGGTGGTCAACATCAAGAAAGAAGCCATCTACCTGCACAACCTGCTGCCGGAAATCGTCGCCGCCCGGGATGCCTCGCTGCGTGAAGATTTTCTCGACAACAGCGGTCTCGACCGTTTTTATGTCGAAGAACTGGAACGGGAATATTTCGAACTCAACCAGCTCAACCCGGAAAGTCTCAACCAGATCCGCAAGGGGCTCAACCCCTGA
- a CDS encoding response regulator transcription factor, with protein MSAKILVVEDEKKVASFIKRGLEEENFSVDVAGDGEEGLTLAQSNRYDLILMDLMLPKMDGLSVVRELRTREITTPVLCLTAKDTVEDIVSGLDSGSDDYLTKPFAFAELLARVRALLRRGSQDRGAELTFADLRLDPVTHKVWRSEKEIDLTAKEYALLEYFMRNPEQVLTRTMIAEHVWDYTFDSFTNIIDVYVNYLRKKVDRDFQQKLIHTVRGIGYVLKQQG; from the coding sequence ATGAGCGCAAAAATCCTGGTGGTCGAAGATGAGAAAAAAGTAGCCAGTTTCATCAAGCGTGGGCTGGAAGAGGAGAATTTCAGTGTTGACGTCGCCGGGGATGGCGAAGAGGGCCTGACACTGGCGCAAAGCAATCGTTATGATCTGATTCTCATGGATCTGATGCTGCCGAAAATGGACGGTCTTTCGGTGGTTCGCGAACTGCGGACCAGGGAGATCACCACCCCCGTGCTGTGCCTGACCGCCAAGGATACGGTGGAGGATATCGTTTCCGGGCTCGATTCGGGCAGTGATGACTATCTGACCAAGCCCTTTGCCTTCGCCGAGTTGCTGGCCCGGGTGCGGGCCCTGTTGCGGCGTGGTTCCCAGGACCGCGGTGCCGAGCTGACCTTTGCCGACCTGCGTCTCGATCCGGTGACCCACAAGGTCTGGCGCAGTGAGAAGGAGATCGACCTGACCGCCAAGGAATATGCCCTGCTCGAATATTTCATGCGCAATCCGGAACAGGTACTGACTCGGACTATGATTGCCGAGCATGTCTGGGATTATACCTTCGACTCCTTCACCAATATCATCGACGTTTATGTCAATTACCTGCGCAAAAAGGTTGATCGCGACTTCCAGCAGAAACTGATCCACACGGTGCGCGGTATCGGGTACGTGCTCAAGCAGCAGGGGTAA